The Oenanthe melanoleuca isolate GR-GAL-2019-014 chromosome 1A, OMel1.0, whole genome shotgun sequence genome contains a region encoding:
- the LOC130248296 gene encoding inositol 1,4,5-trisphosphate receptor-interacting protein-like 1 encodes MDTWVLWFLLLQSVLQYPQPVGDGLDEVTRLRMEAWAKLQEEEKIRLEREMEQLALKQGVWDWGDLLRSALWLWQHWAVAGLLLLLLAFWYMWRKRSLRRDMHQDVNDRENENEARFLDVIDEGAGNEDGDVGNEGEEDDEDEDNGVNGEENNNHDGNVQEVNNAGAHEEGDVANGDEELDDDDRIGRMVMERIQWPVQDLPIRCQWISLLMENFAFYFRHVLSDTFYPVLQEAIGVGSAFEGWSPREEDVVYQVLVPMTPPRGHSFHLELDTAGQRRVRNFRVRVQQECTCGRAQRGKDMLCFLHQPEEELRTKQDPSLVDTLCTDSYLDVHKTARWFYQLVRAVWPALLQSHSWHLVLLPCRRSCQFQVTNGRESFRIEMLFGVRQGDSDVFVSSEPREAYTSSTVWPESYAVAEMKFFKYIARRAPYDSLHLKCLQFFTRLQLGLGFSTYTIKTIVMHLLSIIPVSEWRRRHFVRRVLDISESLRTCVEVRCLYHFIVGNRRLPEGISLPPDVEMAEYYNLFHDLELDPIAHSQAMSQYVDLYRWLKRILNIEQ; translated from the coding sequence ATGGATACCTGGGTCTTGTGGTTCTTGCTCTTGCAAAGTGTACTCCAGTACCCACAGCCTGTGGGTGATGGATTGGACGAGGTGACCCGTCTGCGAATGGAGGCGTGGGCCAAGCtccaggaagaggagaagatTCGTCTGGAGCgggagatggagcagctggCCCTGAAGCAGGGTGTGTGGGACTGGGGAGACCTGCTCCGCTCTGCCTtgtggctctggcagcactgggctgttgctgggctcctgctgcttctcttggcCTTTTGGTACATGTGGAGGAAAAGGAGCCTGAGGAGAGACATGCATCAAGATGTAAACGATCGCGAGAATGAAAACGAAGCCAGATTTTTGGATGTAATCGATGAAGGTGCTGGAAATGAAGATGGCGATGTGGGAAATGAAGGAgaagaagatgatgaagatgaagacaATGGAGTaaatggggaggaaaacaaCAATCATGATGGCAATGTACAGGAAGTCAACAACGCTGGTGCACATGAAGAAGGTGATGTTGCAAATGGAGACGAGGAGCTGGATGATGACGATAGAATTGGAAGAATGGTAATGGAGCGCATCCAGTGGCCAGTGCAGGACCTGCCTATAAGATGCCAGTGGATAAGTCTCCTCATggagaattttgcattttactttCGGCACGTCTTGTCCGACACCTTCTACCCAGTCCTGCAAGAAGCCATTGGGGTGGGCAGTGCCTTTGAAGGTTGGAGTCCCCGTGAGGAGGATGTTGTGTACCAGGTGCTGGTACCCATGACTCCTCCCCGAGGGCACAGcttccacctggagctggacactgcagggcagaggcGCGTCAGGAACTTCCGCGTGCGTGTGCAGCAGGAGTGCACCTGCGGCAGGGCGCAGCGGGGTAAGGAcatgctgtgcttcctgcaccagcccgaggaggagctgaggacGAAGCAGGATCCCAGCCTCGTTGACACGCTGTGCACCGACTCCTACCTGGACGTGCACAAAACTGCCCGCTGGTTCTACCAGCTGGTGAGAGCAGTCTGGCCGGCTTTGCTTCAGTCCCACAGTTGGCAtttagtgctgctgccctgcagacgCTCCTGCCAATTCCAGGTGACCAACGGCAGGGAAAGCTTCCGCATCGAGATGCTCTTTGGGGTGAGACAAGGCGACTCGGACGTGTTTGTGAGCAGCGAGCCTCGAGAAGCCTATACCTCAAGCACAGTGTGGCCGGAGAGCTACGCCGTGGCAGAGATGAAGTTCTTCAAGTACATCGCCAGGCGGGCCCCCTATGACAGCTTGCACCTCAAATGCCTGCAGTTCTTCACCCGTCTGCAGCTGGGCTTGGGCTTTTCCACCTACACCATCAAGACTATTGTCATGCACCTCCTGAGCATCATACCAGTATCAGAGTGGCGCAGGAGACATTTTGTGAGGCGAGTGCTGGACATCAGCGAGAGCCTTCGCACATGTGTGGAAGTGAGATGCCTTTATCACTTCATTGTGGGCAACCGGAGGCTTCCTGAGGGGATCAGTTTGCCCCCAGATGTTGAAATGGCTGAGTATTACAATCTCTTCCATGACCTGGAGCTGGATCCCATTGCCCACTCCCAGGCCATGAGTCAGTACGTGGATCTGTACCGGTGGCTCAAACGGATCCTTAATATTGAGCAGTGA
- the LOC130264241 gene encoding LOW QUALITY PROTEIN: inositol 1,4,5-trisphosphate receptor-interacting protein-like 1 (The sequence of the model RefSeq protein was modified relative to this genomic sequence to represent the inferred CDS: inserted 2 bases in 1 codon), with amino-acid sequence MDTWVLWFLLLQSVLQYPQPVGDGLDEVTRLRMEAWAKLQEEEKIRLEREVEQLALKQGVWDWGDLLCSALWLWQHWAVAGLLLLLLALWYMWRKRSLRRDMHQDVNDRENENEARFFGCNXDEGAGNEDGDVGNEGEEDDEDEDNDVNGEENNNHDGNVQEVNNAGAHEEGDVANGDEELDDDDRIGRMVMERIQWPVQDLPIRCQWISLLMENFAFYFRHVLSDTFYPVLQEAIGVGSAFEGWSPHEEDVVYQVLVPMTPPRGHSFHLELDTAGQRRVRNFRVRVQQECTCGRAQRGKDMLCFLHQPEEELRTKQDPSLVDTLCTDSYLDVHKTARWFYQLVRAVWPALLQSHSWHLVLLPCRRSCQFQVTNGRESFRIEMLFGVRQGDSDVFVSSEPREAYTSSTVWPESYAVAEIKFFKYIARRAPYDSLHLKCLQFFTRLQLGLGFSTYTIKTIVMHLLSVVPVSQWRRRHFVRRVLDISEGLRTCVQMRRLNHFIVGNRRLPEGISLPPDVQMAVYYNLFHDLEMDPIAHSQAMSQYVDLHWWLKRILDNED; translated from the exons ATGGATACCTGGGTCTTGTGGTTCTTGCTCTTGCAAAGTGTACTCCAGTACCCACAGCCTGTGGGTGATGGATTGGACGAGGTGACCCGTCTGCGAATGGAGGCGTGGGCCAAGCtccaggaagaggagaagatTCGTCTGGAGCGGGAGGTGGAGCAGCTGGCCCTGAAGCAGGGTGTGTGGGACTGGGGagacctgctctgctctgccttgtggctctggcagcactgggctgttgctgggctcctgctgcttctcttggcCTTGTGGTACATGTGGAGGAAAAGGAGCCTGAGGAGAGACATGCATCAAGATGTAAACGATCGCGAGAATGAAAACGAAGCCAGATTTTTTGGATGTAA CGATGAAGGTGCTGGAAATGAAGATGGCGATGTGGGAAATGAAGGAgaagaagatgatgaagatgaagacaATGATGTGAATGGGGAGGAAAACAACAATCATGATGGCAATGTACAGGAAGTCAACAACGCTGGTGCACATGAAGAAGGTGATGTTGCAAATGGAGACGAGGAGCTGGATGATGACGATAGAATTGGAAGAATGGTAATGGAGCGCATCCAGTGGCCAGTGCAGGACCTGCCTATAAGATGCCAGTGGATAAGTCTCCTCATggagaattttgcattttattttcgGCACGTCTTGTCCGACACCTTCTACCCAGTCCTGCAAGAAGCCATTGGGGTGGGCAGTGCCTTTGAAGGTTGGAGTCCCCATGAGGAGGATGTTGTGTACCAGGTGCTGGTACCCATGACTCCTCCCCGAGGGCACAGcttccacctggagctggacactgcagggcagaggcGCGTCAGGAACTTCCGCGTGCGTGTGCAGCAGGAGTGCACCTGCGGCAGGGCGCAGCGGGGTAAGGAcatgctgtgcttcctgcaccagcccgaggaggagctgaggacGAAGCAGGATCCCAGCCTCGTTGACACGCTGTGCACCGACTCCTACCTGGACGTGCACAAAACTGCCCGCTGGTTCTACCAGCTGGTGAGAGCAGTCTGGCCGGCTTTGCTTCAGTCCCACAGTTGGCAtttagtgctgctgccctgcagacgCTCCTGCCAATTCCAGGTGACCAACGGCAGGGAAAGCTTCCGCATCGAGATGCTCTTTGGGGTGAGACAAGGCGACTCGGACGTGTTTGTGAGCAGCGAGCCTCGAGAAGCCTATACCTCAAGCACAGTGTGGCCGGAGAGCTACGCCGTGGCAGAGATTAAGTTCTTCAAGTACATCGCCAGGCGGGCCCCCTATGACAGCTTGCACCTCAAATGCCTGCAGTTCTTCACCCGTCTGCAGCTGGGCTTGGGCTTTTCCACCTACACCATCAAGACTATTGTCATGCACCTCCTGAGCGTGGTACCCGTGTCACAGTGGCGCAGGAGACATTTTGTGAGGCGAGTGCTGGACATCAGCGAGGGCCTTCGCACATGTGTGCAAATGAGACGCCTCAACCACTTCATTGTGGGCAACCGGAGGCTTCCTGAGGGGATCAGTTTGCCCCCAGATGTCCAAATGGCCGTGTATTACAATCTCTTCCATGACCTGGAGATGGATCCCATTGCCCACTCCCAGGCCATGAGTCAGTACGTGGATCTGCATTGGTGGCTCAAACGGATCCTTGACAATGAAGACTGA
- the LOC130248327 gene encoding inositol 1,4,5-trisphosphate receptor-interacting protein-like 1, which produces MDTWVLWFLLLQSVLQYPQPVGDGLDEVTRLRMEAWAKLQEEEKIRLEREMEQLALKQGVWDWGDLLCSALWLWQHWAVAGLLLLLLAFWYMWSKRSLRRDMHQDVNDRENENEARFLDVIDEGAGNEDGDVGNEGEEDDEDEDNDVNGEENNNHDGNVQEVNNAGAHEEGDVANGDEELDDDDRIGRMVMERIQWPVQDLPIRCQWISLLMENFAFYFRHVLSDTFYPVLQEAIGVGSAFEGWSPREEDVVYQVLVPMTPPRGHSFHLELDTAGQRRVRNFRVRVQQECTCGRAQRGKDMLCFLHQPEEELRTKQDPSLVDTLCTDSYLDVHKTARWFYQLVRAVWPALLQSHSWHLVLLPCRRSCQFQVTNGRESFRIEMLFGVRQGDSDVFVSSEPREAYTSSTVWPESYAVAEMKFFKYIARRAPYDSLHLKCLQFFTRLQLGLGFSTYTIKTIVMHLLSVVPVSQWRRRHFVRRVLDISEGLRTCVQMRRLNHFIVGNRRLPEGISLPPDVQMAVYYNLFHDLELDPIAHSQAMSQYVDLYRWLKRILDNED; this is translated from the coding sequence ATGGATACCTGGGTCTTGTGGTTCTTGCTCTTGCAAAGTGTACTCCAGTACCCACAGCCTGTGGGTGATGGATTGGACGAGGTGACCCGTCTGCGAATGGAGGCGTGGGCCAAGCtccaggaagaggagaagatTCGTCTGGAGCgggagatggagcagctggCCCTGAAGCAGGGTGTGTGGGACTGGGGagacctgctctgctctgccttgtggctctggcagcactgggctgttgctgggctcctgctgcttctcttggcCTTTTGGTACATGTGGAGTAAAAGGAGCCTGAGGAGAGACATGCATCAAGATGTAAACGATCGCGAGAATGAAAACGAAGCCAGATTTTTGGATGTAATCGATGAAGGTGCTGGAAATGAAGATGGCGATGTGGGAAATGAAGGAgaagaagatgatgaagatgaagacaATGATGTGAATGGGGAGGAAAACAACAATCATGATGGCAATGTACAGGAAGTCAACAACGCTGGTGCACATGAAGAAGGTGATGTTGCAAATGGAGACGAGGAGCTGGATGATGACGATAGAATTGGAAGAATGGTAATGGAGCGCATCCAGTGGCCAGTGCAGGACCTGCCTATAAGATGCCAGTGGATAAGTCTCCTCATggagaattttgcattttactttCGGCACGTCTTGTCCGACACCTTCTACCCAGTCCTGCAAGAAGCCATTGGGGTGGGCAGTGCCTTTGAAGGTTGGAGTCCCCGTGAGGAGGATGTTGTGTACCAGGTGCTGGTACCCATGACTCCTCCCCGAGGGCACAGcttccacctggagctggacactgcagggcagaggcGCGTCAGGAACTTCCGCGTGCGTGTGCAGCAGGAGTGCACCTGCGGCAGGGCGCAGCGGGGTAAGGAcatgctgtgcttcctgcaccagcccgaggaggagctgaggacGAAGCAGGATCCCAGCCTCGTTGACACGCTGTGCACCGACTCCTACCTGGACGTGCACAAAACTGCCCGCTGGTTCTACCAGCTGGTGAGAGCAGTCTGGCCGGCTTTGCTTCAGTCCCACAGTTGGCAtttagtgctgctgccctgcagacgCTCCTGCCAATTCCAGGTGACCAACGGCAGGGAAAGCTTCCGCATCGAGATGCTCTTTGGGGTGAGACAAGGCGACTCGGACGTGTTTGTGAGCAGCGAGCCTCGAGAAGCCTATACCTCAAGCACAGTGTGGCCGGAGAGCTACGCCGTGGCAGAGATGAAGTTCTTCAAGTACATCGCCAGGCGGGCCCCCTATGACAGCTTGCACCTCAAATGCCTGCAGTTCTTCACCCGTCTGCAGCTGGGCTTGGGCTTTTCCACCTACACCATCAAGACTATTGTCATGCACCTCCTGAGCGTGGTACCCGTGTCACAGTGGCGCAGGAGACATTTTGTGAGGCGAGTGCTGGACATCAGCGAGGGCCTTCGCACATGTGTGCAAATGAGACGCCTCAACCACTTCATTGTGGGCAACCGGAGGCTTCCTGAGGGGATCAGTTTGCCCCCAGATGTCCAAATGGCCGTGTATTACAATCTCTTCCATGACCTGGAGCTGGATCCCATTGCCCACTCCCAGGCCATGAGTCAGTACGTGGATCTGTACCGGTGGCTCAAACGGATCCTTGACAATGAAGACTGA
- the LOC130264295 gene encoding LOW QUALITY PROTEIN: inositol 1,4,5-trisphosphate receptor-interacting protein-like 1 (The sequence of the model RefSeq protein was modified relative to this genomic sequence to represent the inferred CDS: inserted 1 base in 1 codon): MDTWVLWFLLLQSVLQYPQPVGDGLDEVTRLRMEAWAKLQEEEKIRLEREVEQLALKQGVWDWGDLLXLALWLWQHWAVAGLLLLLLALWYMWRKRSLRRDMHQDVNDRENENEARFLDVIDEGAGNEDGDVGNEGEEDDEDEDNDVNGEENNNHDGNVQEVNNAGAHEEGDVANGDEELDDDDRIGRMVMERIQWPVQDLPIRCQWISLLMENFAFYFRHVLSDTFYPVLQEAIGVGSAFEGWSPHEEDVVYQVLVPMTPPRGHSFHLELDTAGQRRVRNFRVRVQQECTCGRAQRGKDMLCFLHQPEEELRTKQDPSLVDTLCTDSYLDVHKTARWFYQLVRAVWPALLQSHSWHLVLLPCRRSCQFQVTNGRESFRIEMLFGVRQGDSDVFVSSEPREAYTSSTVWPESYAVAEIKFFKYIARRAPYDSLHLKCLQFFTRLQLGLGFSTYTIKTIVMHLLSVVPVSQWRRRHFVRRVLDISEGLRTCVQMRRLNHFIVGNRRLPEGISLPPDVQMAVYYNLFHDLEMDPIAHSQAMSQYVDLHWWLKRILDNED, encoded by the exons ATGGATACCTGGGTCTTGTGGTTCTTGCTCTTGCAAAGTGTACTCCAGTACCCACAGCCTGTGGGTGATGGATTGGACGAGGTGACCCGTCTGCGAATGGAGGCGTGGGCCAAGCtccaggaagaggagaagatTCGTCTGGAGCGGGAGGTGGAGCAGCTGGCCCTGAAGCAGGGTGTGTGGGACTGGGGAGACCTGC TGCTCGCCTtgtggctctggcagcactgggctgttgctgggctcctgctgcttctcttggcCTTGTGGTACATGTGGAGGAAAAGGAGCCTGAGGAGAGACATGCATCAAGATGTAAACGATCGCGAGAATGAAAACGAAGCCAGATTTTTGGATGTAATCGATGAAGGTGCTGGAAATGAAGATGGCGATGTGGGAAATGAAGGAgaagaagatgatgaagatgaagacaATGATGTGAATGGGGAGGAAAACAACAATCATGATGGCAATGTACAGGAAGTCAACAACGCTGGTGCACATGAAGAAGGTGATGTTGCAAATGGAGACGAGGAGCTGGATGATGACGATAGAATTGGAAGAATGGTAATGGAGCGCATCCAGTGGCCAGTGCAGGACCTGCCTATAAGATGCCAGTGGATAAGTCTCCTCATggagaattttgcattttattttcgGCACGTCTTGTCCGACACCTTCTACCCAGTCCTGCAAGAAGCCATTGGGGTGGGCAGTGCCTTTGAAGGTTGGAGTCCCCATGAGGAGGATGTTGTGTACCAGGTGCTGGTACCCATGACTCCTCCCCGAGGGCACAGcttccacctggagctggacactgcagggcagaggcGCGTCAGGAACTTCCGCGTGCGTGTGCAGCAGGAGTGCACCTGCGGCAGGGCGCAGCGGGGTAAGGAcatgctgtgcttcctgcaccagcccgaggaggagctgaggacGAAGCAGGATCCCAGCCTCGTTGACACGCTGTGCACCGACTCCTACCTGGACGTGCACAAAACTGCCCGCTGGTTCTACCAGCTGGTGAGAGCAGTCTGGCCGGCTTTGCTTCAGTCCCACAGTTGGCAtttagtgctgctgccctgcagacgCTCCTGCCAATTCCAGGTGACCAACGGCAGGGAAAGCTTCCGCATCGAGATGCTCTTTGGGGTGAGACAAGGCGACTCGGACGTGTTTGTGAGCAGCGAGCCTCGAGAAGCCTATACCTCAAGCACAGTGTGGCCGGAGAGCTACGCCGTGGCAGAGATTAAGTTCTTCAAGTACATCGCCAGGCGGGCCCCCTATGACAGCTTGCACCTCAAATGCCTGCAGTTCTTCACCCGTCTGCAGCTGGGCTTGGGCTTTTCCACCTACACCATCAAGACTATTGTCATGCACCTCCTGAGCGTGGTACCCGTGTCACAGTGGCGCAGGAGACATTTTGTGAGGCGAGTGCTGGACATCAGCGAGGGCCTTCGCACATGTGTGCAAATGAGACGCCTCAACCACTTCATTGTGGGCAACCGGAGGCTTCCTGAGGGGATCAGTTTGCCCCCAGATGTCCAAATGGCCGTGTATTACAATCTCTTCCATGACCTGGAGATGGATCCCATTGCCCACTCCCAGGCCATGAGTCAGTACGTGGATCTGCATTGGTGGCTCAAACGGATCCTTGACAATGAAGACTGA